The segment GTCCTGCTGATACTAATTAGAGCACCACATGTGGATTATTCCACAGCTTAAAATAGTCCCTACAAATGCGCTATTTACTTGTTTGAGTAACATTTACTAAAAACTACAGTGCCCTGTGGTTTTAGGGAACTATGTTGCCTTTTAGAACATGAAACTATACATTTGAAACTATATTTACGAAGACTTAAACCTTCAGAAAGAACTTCTGGGCTAAAGGCTGAGTGCCACAGACAGGGTAGAGAAGCCAGAACGTACCAAGAGACTAACATATTATTGgttttcatctttttattgAATTTATAGACTATACgatacaaatctttttttaaaatatatatatatataataacagccACCCTGTCCTTTAATCTAAGCATTTTGGCAGTGGAATGATACAAGTAAGGTCGATGACAGTGACAACAAGGCTGGCAACGATATTAGCCATCATCTCCATGCCTCATATGTTTTAGGATTCATAGCATTAGGTGTCATCTGCTTTGTGGTAAACTGCAGTGTCACCGTCACCTCAGGGAgagcatacacatacacacacacacacacacacacacacacacatacacacacacacacacacacacacacacacagacacacgtcagGTTGCTCTTAACACTAGATTCATGAACAGCGACTCATTAAAAGAGACTCTCAAGCGTACACACATTCTAAGGCATGTACACAAACGATGTGTTCAGGTGACTTGTGTGCCGGTTCTTTCCAAATTCCCTGCGTTGTGTGTTGACctaaagcagctggtctgccGATGCAAAAGCTGCGACATCTAATTTGCACAGAATGTATGCTCCGGCCGGTGTTTGCTGCCACAGTGCGTTAAACATGAAAAGGAAACACAAACGCATCCATCGTGGAGTCGATCCCCTTCTCCTGTGAATAAGTCTATCTTGAGAATCAGACACTTCTTGGACACTAAAGTGATTGGAGTGAGTAAAGAGTCAGGAGAGGTCACACAGGGTGATATCCGTGGGGGGGTCTGATGTTTGGCAACAGGCTGGCACCCGAGCAGGAGGAACACGTGAGAAGAGATGATGCAACACAGGAAGCCATGTGGTTTTCATCTTCATATTTTAAGGCTCCTGGGACGTCGTGTACCAGCAGTTTGATCGTGGCTAGGACTCAGAATCCTATTTGGGGGAGGGGAAAAGGGTCGAGAGATTGAACAATTGTCATTTCTGCTAAACACGTAACATGGCCACACTGAAtgtatggaggggggggggcgtaaaAATGAACTTTATCCATTGGTTGATGTGGGAACTACGATGATCTAAATTGTAAGAGGATATTTTTGACAACCGTGTGTTTGAGTGTCTTCAAATGCGTACTCTCCCTTACTTCCAGCGAGGGTTGGGAGCCGAGCCCGAGGAATGCCAACACAGCGTTGTCCTCCTTCGACTGGAAGAAGTCTTCATGGTCCTGAGGGGGGTGGGAGACAAACACAACGTTACATAATCTCTGTGTTTGAAAGATGGTCGTAAACATCCCGGTCAAAtagttcctcctctccttcttttaaTATAGTGCAGTCGCCACGACGTTGCAGAGTAATGTTGGATTACCTCGGTCAGTGAGAGTGACGGCGGGCAGAGCAGATAATCTGACCCTCCCATGAAACTGGATTACCACAGGATTACAGAGTGGTGTGCCAGATCAGTGGAGGACATAAACTGTCAAGCAATGCCGGATTTAACTCTTTCAGACCATTTAGACGGTTTAAAAATCCCTCTCTTTAGAATTGTATAATTTTATGGATGACTCATTTGCACTTTGTGACAGAAATGTATCCAATCAGATGTGATTTTGGGCGATTTAAAaaggtaccttctgtagatGTTCACCACTAGTGTCACTGTACCTCATTGTTTTGATAAGCAGATCCACAGACCGTCTGTATCGGACACCCCATCAGTATGTGCATCATGTGAATCAGTGAAAATGTCACATTGCAGGCATACCTTTAACGATAAGATGTGAAAAACTACTGGAAGCCAGAATGCGTTCCAAATGGTTGCTCATTCTTTAAATTGGAGACACACGTGCACCATACCCCGCAGTAGCGATCCTCGTTGAATATCTGCGGAGGCAGTGGGTTGCCCTTGACCGGATGCTTGTCTCTGGGTATGTTGCGGTACATCCAcagcctctgctcctccagcatGGTGATGTCTACTTCCTGGAAGCTGATACGATTGGCCTCCAAGAAACTCACGACCGCCCGCTGATGCTTTTTGACCTGGAACATGGTCGCACATGGataaaagaaagagggaggagtcaaGGACGATTCTGTGTGGGAGAGGCGGTGAAGTGGTAAAGTAGAAATACTAACAAAAGCATAACAAATGTACAACAACATATGCATCATCTTATATCGCCATCATGTACATACTGTATAGCACAGCTGGTCGCTGTATGTGCATCTCAACTGACTCTTGCAGTTGGGTGTTGACACCAAAAAACACTAACAGACAAATGGCAGCAGCCTATCGAACCAGGAAACACAAACGTGGAGGGAACTGTATGCATTCACTGCACAGAGACTCCTTTGGTATCGGGGATATTAAGAAGGATTATCGATTAGTGGATGTGATTTAGTCTAAAGCCGGAGAGCTGACATCCTTTTCCTATACAGCATCACATGTTATGACATCAAACCAGGACCGGATATGAGAGAAACAAACATAATCATCTATCGAGGAATATATAGTTTTGTCTAGATATCGTGAAACCATTTTtgcgtgtactgtgtgtactttcAAGCACACAATTAAGTGTCCACTTAAGAGGGAACACCATCCTGAAGACTAGGCAATGCACGTTGGGATTCTATGGGATGGATACAACACAGACCCCGATACCTGCTCGTGGAGCTTCTGAACGACAGTgtttgagaaagagaaagataagATCATTTTAGACGACAGACTACAAGTCTTGGAGTCATATGATGAGAATGATGATTGGAATTTACTCAATTGGTTTAGACGCAGATAGAAGACCGACTCATTTCACCAAACTTTACATCTAGCTTGTATTATCTTCTAA is part of the Pseudoliparis swirei isolate HS2019 ecotype Mariana Trench chromosome 12, NWPU_hadal_v1, whole genome shotgun sequence genome and harbors:
- the sh3bgrl2 gene encoding SH3 domain-binding glutamic acid-rich-like protein 2 codes for the protein MVIKVYIASSSGSVAVKKHQRAVVSFLEANRISFQEVDITMLEEQRLWMYRNIPRDKHPVKGNPLPPQIFNEDRYCGDHEDFFQSKEDNAVLAFLGLGSQPSLEDSES